The Candidatus Nitrosotenuis cloacae DNA window GTCAGTTCTGCTTGAGAAGCTAAAGGCGGTGCTTTCGGAAGACGATGCACAAAGAAGCATTGACACGCTTATTGGAACCCAGCGGGTGCGCAGAATCGGGCCTGAAACCCTGCAAAATAATGAGAGCCACACAGAGATTCCAGAACTGCCAGAATCTCTAAAACCAATAGTGGACAGTCTCTAAAGTTCAGATCCGAAATTATAGGCAATTTTTTAAACATCTTTTTTACATCGACTGTGACATGGAGGAAGTTCTAACACAGTTGGGTGAGTTTTCGCCTCTTTTGGTTGCGGGCCTTGGTCTGTCCATCGGGCTGCAACACGCATTTGAGCCGGATCACGTTGCGGCCGTAGGCACGCAGGTCTCAAAGGGAAGATTCCTCCACAAGTCGACAAGACACATGATGACGTCTGGCGCCATACAGTCCTCGATTCTTGGCGCGTTCTGGGGTGCAGGACACACGACCACCTTGGTACTGGTGGGTCTGTTAGTCTATGCCTTTGCCGTGCAAATACAGCAACAAGTGTTCTCAGGCCTTGAGCTGATCGTGGGAGTGATGCTGGTGTTTTTGGCAGTTACGACCATTCTAAACAAGAAGATAATATCGCCAAGTCACAGACATCCGCATGAACACGAAGACGGAACCATTCATTATGATGAGCATGAACATTTCGACGTAAATCACAAGCACGGGCACAAATCGTACCTCATCGGGTGCATACATGGACTTGCCGGCAGCGGAAGCCTGGTCGTGCTCACCGCGGCAACGCTCAGCAACGTGACTATGGTTCTAAGCTTCATCCTGATATTTGGAATTGGATCTATTCTTGGGATGACGTTGGTCAGCGGATTGATAGGGCTTCCGTTTGTATTCTCAGCAAAAGCAGTAAAAATCAGCCGCATGCTGCGCTATGCCGCAGGAGCATTCTCGCTGGTCATTGGCGCAAACATCATTTACAGTATAGGAATAGCCGAAAATCTGTTCGCACCCTAAAACCCTCGAAGGCCTACTGGCCTTGCGGTCTCTG harbors:
- a CDS encoding sulfite exporter TauE/SafE family protein is translated as MEEVLTQLGEFSPLLVAGLGLSIGLQHAFEPDHVAAVGTQVSKGRFLHKSTRHMMTSGAIQSSILGAFWGAGHTTTLVLVGLLVYAFAVQIQQQVFSGLELIVGVMLVFLAVTTILNKKIISPSHRHPHEHEDGTIHYDEHEHFDVNHKHGHKSYLIGCIHGLAGSGSLVVLTAATLSNVTMVLSFILIFGIGSILGMTLVSGLIGLPFVFSAKAVKISRMLRYAAGAFSLVIGANIIYSIGIAENLFAP